Proteins co-encoded in one Phalacrocorax carbo chromosome 5, bPhaCar2.1, whole genome shotgun sequence genomic window:
- the LOC135313560 gene encoding aldehyde dehydrogenase family 3 member B1-like, translating into MQQPLEPPGQQPPGSGAGKAAEDDGGGGKGSADSNAMSGNPYAGLVSHLRAAWLSGKTRPMEYRVAQLEALGRFLDEKKQDILEATALDMGKPQFEAEFSEILLCKNELHETLNNLSQWMKDEQVDRNLVTRLDSAFIRKDPYGVVLIIAPWNYPIHLILVPLIGAIAAGNCVVTKPSEKTTNTERLVAEVLPNYLDKDCFAVVTAGVQETTRLLENKFDYIFYTGSPSVGRIVMAAAAKHLTPVTLELGGKNPCYVSDTCDVQNVARRVAWGRFFNAGQTCVAPDYVLCSAEMQEKLLPALRKTITEFFGPNPQESPDFARIVGDRHFQRVQALLRSGRVAIGGETDAEARYIAPTVLVDLQPSDPIMQEEIFGPILPIVIVANVDEAIDFINSRERPLVVYAFSSDDKVVNQVLERTSSGGFCGNDTLMHVMLTSLPFGGIGSSGLGMYHGRFTFDAFTHHRGCLHRGMGREALNALRYPPYSQQKLGIVRAASEVKRKGSCTLL; encoded by the exons ATGCAGCAGCCCCTCGAGCCCCCcgggcagcagcccccaggcagcggggctgggaaAGCTGCCGAGGATGATGGTGGTGGCGGGAAGGGGAGCGCGGACAGCAATGCCATGAG CGGGAACCCCTACGCAGGGCTGGTGAGCCACCTGCGGGCAGCCTGGCTCTCGGGGAAGACGCGGCCCATGGAGTACCGCGTGGCCCAGCTGGAGGCCCTGGGACGCTTCTTGGACGAGAAGAAGCAGGACATCCTGGAGGCCACTGCCTTGGACATGGGCAAG CCGCAGTTTGAAGCCGAATTCTCCGAGATCCTCCTCTGCAAGAACGAGCTCCATGAGACGCTGAACAACCTGTCCCAGTGGATGAAGGACGAGCAGGTGGACAGGAATCTG GTGACCCGGCTGGACTCGGCCTTCATCCGCAAGGACCCGTACGGGGTGGTGCTCATCATCGCGCCCTGGAACTACCCCATCCACCTCATCCTGGTGCCCCTCATCGGGGCCATCGCTGCCG GTAACTGTGTCGTCACCAAACCCTCGGAGAAAACCACAAACACCGAGAGACTCGTGGCTGAAGTGCTGCCCAACTACCTGGACAAG GACTGCTTTGCCGTGGTGACCGCCGGCGTGCAGGAGACCACCAGGCTGCTGGAGAACAAGTTCGACTACATCTTCTACACCG GCAGCCCCTCCGTGGGGAGGATCGtaatggcagctgctgccaagCACCTGACACCCGTGACGCTGGAGCTGGGGGGCAAGAACCCCTGCTACGTGTCCGACACCTGCGATGTGCAGAACGTGGCCCGGCGGGTGGCCTGGGGCCGCTTCTTCAACGCGGGGCAGACCTGTGTGGCACCCGACTACGTGCTGTGCAGCGCAGAGATGCAGGAgaagctcctgcctgctctgcgtAAGACCATCACTGAGTTTTTTGGCCCCAACCCTCAGGAGTCCCCTGACTTTGCCCGCATTGTGGGGGACAGGCACTTCCAGCGGGTGCAGGCGCTGCTGCGCAGCGGGCGCGTGGCCATCGGAGGAGAGACGGACGCAGAGGCACGCTACATCG CTCCCACGGTGCTGGTGGACTTGCAGCCCTCTGATCCCATCATGCAGGAGGAGATCTTTGGCCCCATCTTGCCCATTGTCATTGTGGCCAACGTGGACGAAGCCATTGACTTTATCAATAGCCGCGAGCGGCCGCTGGTTGTGTACGCCTTCTCCTCCGATGACAAG GTGGTTAACCAGGTCCTGGAGCGGACAAGCAGCGGTGGCTTCTGCGGCAACGACACCCTGATGCACGTGATGTTGACCTCGCTGCCCTTCGGGGGGATCG GGAGCAGCGGCTTGGGGATGTACCACGGCAGGTTCACCTTCGATGCCTTCACCCACCACCGCGGCTGCCTGCACCGCGGCATGGGCCGGGAGGCCCTCAACGCCCTGCGCTACCCGCCCTACAGCCAGCAGAAGCTGGGGATCGTCCGGGCTGCCTCCGAGGTGAAGCGCAAGGGCTCCTGCACCCTGCTCTGA
- the LOC104044626 gene encoding aldehyde dehydrogenase family 3 member B1-like → MHQPLEPPGQQLPGHSTCGPVGSDAGKAAGCSAGSGCSGGIGKGPVICSTVCGNPYAGLVSHLRAAWLSGKTRPMEYRVAQLEALGRFLDEKKQDILEATALDMGKPSFEAYFTEILLCKNELNNTLNNLCHWMKDEYVDKNLVTQLDSAFIRKDPYGVVLIIAPWNYPIHLFLVPLIGAIAAGNCVVIKPSETAKNTERLVAEMLSCYLDNDCFAVVTAGVQETTRLLENKFDYIFYTGSPSVGRIVMAAAAKHLTPVTLELGGKNPCYVSDTCDVQNVARRVAWGRFFNAGQTCIAPDYVLCSLEMQEKLMPALREAITEFFGPNPRESPDFGRIVGDKQFRRIRALLCSGRVAIGGQTDEKERYIAPTVLADVLPSDPAMQEEIFGPILPIVVVANMDEAIDFINTRPRPLAIYAFSCDSKVVNQVLERTSSGGFCGNDTLMHVTLTSLPFGGIGNSGLGKYHGKFSFDTFTHHRGCLHRNMGLEALNTLRYPPYSQQKLGLLTTTFEIKRKGMCTLL, encoded by the exons ATGCACCAGCCCCTCGAGCCccctgggcagcagctcccGGGCCACAGCACATGTGGCCCTGTGGGCAGCGATGCCGGGAAAGCCGCTGGGTGCAGCGCAGGCAGTGGGTGCAGCGGAGGCATTGGGAAGGGGCCAGTGATCTGCAGCACCGTATG CGGGAACCCCTACGCAGGGCTGGTGAGCCACCTGCGGGCAGCCTGGCTCTCGGGGAAGACGCGGCCCATGGAGTACCGCGTGGCCCAGCTGGAGGCCCTGGGACGCTTCTTGGATGAGAAGAAGCAGGACATCCTGGAGGCCACTGCCTTGGACATGGGCAAG CCGTCCTTCGAGGCTTACTTCACTGAGATCCTCCTCTGCAAGAATGAGCTCAACAATACCCTGAACAACCTGTGCCACTGGATGAAGGATGAGTACGTGGACAAGAATCTG GTGACACAGCTGGACTCGGCCTTCATCCGCAAGGACCCGTACGGGGTGGTGCTCATCATCGCGCCCTGGAACTACCCCATCCACCTCTTCCTGGTGCCCCTCATCGGGGCCATCGCTGCCG GTAACTGTGTTGTCATCAAACCCTCGGAGACAGCCAAGAACACCGAGAGGCTTGTCGCTGAAATGCTGAGCTGCTACCTGGACAAT GACTGCTTTGCCGTGGTGACCGCCGGCGTGCAGGAGACCACCAGGCTGCTGGAGAACAAGTTCGACTACATCTTCTACACCG GCAGCCCGTCCGTGGGGAGGATCGtaatggcagctgctgccaagCACCTGACGCCCGTGACGCTGGAGCTGGGGGGCAAGAACCCCTGCTACGTGTCCGACACCTGCGATGTGCAGAACGTGGCCCGGCGGGTGGCCTGGGGCCGCTTCTTCAATGCGGGGCAGACCTGCATCGCGCCCGACTACGTGCTGTGCAGCTTGGAGATGCAGGAGAAGCTGATGCCCGCCCTGCGTGAGGCCATCACTGAGTTTTTTGGCCCCAACCCAAGGGAATCCCCCGACTTTGGCCGCATTGTGGGGGACAAGCAGTTCCGCCGCATCCGGGCGCTGCTGTGCAGCGGGCGCGTGGCCATCGGAGGACAGACGGACGAGAAGGAGCGTTACATTG ctcccacGGTGCTGGCGGACGTGCTGCCCTCCGATCCCGCCATGCAGGAGGAGATCTTCGGGCCCATCCTGCCCATCGTTGTTGTGGCCAACATGGATGAAGCCATTGACTTTATCAACACGCGGCCGCGACCGTTGGCCATCTACGCCTTCTCCTGTGACAGCAAG GTGGTCAACCAGGTCCTGGAGCGGACAAGCAGCGGTGGCTTCTGCGGCAACGACACCCTGATGCACGTGACGTTGACCTCGCTGCCCTTCGGGGGGATCG GAAACAGCGGCTTGGGGAAATACCACGGCAAGTTCTCTTTTGACACCTTCACCCACCACCGCGGCTGCCTGCATCGCAACATGGGCCTGGAGGCCCTCAACACCCTGCGCTACCCGCCCTACAGCCAGCAGAAGCTGGGGCTGTTGACGACCACCTTCGAGATCAAGCGCAAGGGCATGTGCACCCTGCTCTGA
- the LOC135313562 gene encoding aldehyde dehydrogenase family 3 member B1-like isoform X1 translates to MSPHAGLVSRLRAAWLSGKTRPMEYRVAQLQALGRFLDEKKQDILEATALDMGKPPFEVELSEISICRTELNHTLNNLGTWMKDEHVEKNWATQLDSAFIRKDPYGVVLIIAPWNYPIHLLLVPLIGAIAAGNCVVMKPSEISRNVEKLVAEALPRYLDKDCFAVVTAGVEETTRLLENKFDYIFFTGSPSVGRIVMAAAAKHLTPVTLELGGKNPCYVSDTCDVQNVARRVAWGRFFNAGQTCVAPDYVLCSAEMQEKLLPALHKAITDFYGPNPQESPDFARIVGDKQFQRVQALLCSGHAAIGGETDAESRYIAPTVLVDVKQDDPVMQEEIFGPILPILTVASVDDAIAFINARDRPLALYVFSSCKKEVNQVLEQTSSGGFCANDTIMHMTLTSLPFGGIGQSGLGQYHGRSSFETFSHPRSALIRGAGREALNTPRYPPYAPHRLPLLRAATETRRHNTCTLL, encoded by the exons ATGAGTCCCCACGCGGGGCTGGTGAGCCGCCTGCGGGCAGCCTGGCTCTCGGGGAAGACGCGGCCCATGGAGTACCGCGTGGCCCAGCTGCAGGCCCTGGGACGCTTCTTGGACGAGAAGAAGCAGGATATCCTTGAGGCCACCGCCTTGGACATGGGCAAG CCACCCTTCGAAGTGGAGCTCTCCGAGATCTCCATTTGCAGGACCGAACTCAACCACACGCTCAACAACTTGGGCACCTGGATGAAGGACGAGCACGTGGAAAAGAACTGG GCGACGCAGCTGGACTCGGCCTTCATCCGCAAGGACCCGTACGGGGTGGTGCTCATCATCGCACCCTGGAACTACCCCATCCACCTCCTCCTGGTGCCCCTCATCGGGGCCATCGCCGCCG GTAACTGTGTTGTCATGAAACCCTCCGAAATCAGCAGGAACGTGGAGAAGTTAGTGGCCGAGGCGCTGCCCAGGTACCTGGACAAG GACTGCTTTGCCGTGGTGACCGCTGGCGTGGAGGAGACCACCAGACTCCTAGAGAACAAGTTCGACTACATCTTCTTCACTG GCAGCCCCTCCGTGGGGAGGATCGtaatggcagctgctgccaagCACCTGACGCCCGTGACGCTGGAGCTGGGGGGCAAGAACCCCTGCTACGTGTCCGACACCTGCGATGTGCAGAACGTGGCCCGGCGGGTGGCCTGGGGCCGCTTCTTCAACGCGGGGCAGACCTGTGTGGCACCCGACTACGTGCTGTGCAGCGCGGAGATGCAGGAgaagctcctgcctgctctgcataAGGCCATCACTGATTTTTATGGCCCCAACCCTCAGGAGTCCCCCGACTTTGCCCGCATTGTGGGGGACAAGCAGTTCCAGCGAGTGCAGGCGCTGCTATGCAGTGGACATGCAGCCATCGGAGGAGAGACGGACGCAGAGTCACGCTACATAG cccccacggTACTGGTGGACGTGAAGCAGGACGACCCAGTCATGCAGGAGGAGATCTTTGGGCCCATCCTGCCCATCCTCACGGTGGCCAGCGTGGACGATGCCATTGCCTTCATCAACGCCCGAGATCGGCCGCTGGCCCTTTACGTCTTCTCTTCCTGCAAGAAG GAGGTGaaccaggtgctggagcagacgAGCAGTGGTGGCTTCTGTGCTAACGACACCATCATGCATATGACGCTCACCTCGCTGCCTTTTGGCGGCATTG GGCAGAGCGGCCTAGGCCAGTACCACGGCCGTTCCAGCTTCGAGACCTTCTCGCACCCGCGGTCCGCGCTGATCCGCGGGGCTGGCCGGGAGGCCCTCAACACCCCGCGGTACCCGCCGTACGCCCCGCACCGCCTCCCGCTGCTCCGCGCCGCCACCGAGACCCGCCGCCATAACACTTGCACCCTCCTCTGA
- the LOC135313562 gene encoding aldehyde dehydrogenase family 3 member B1-like isoform X3 encodes MSPHAGLVSRLRAAWLSGKTRPMEYRVAQLQALGRFLDEKKQDILEATALDMGKPPFEVELSEISICRTELNHTLNNLGTWMKDEHVEKNWATQLDSAFIRKDPYGVVLIIAPWNYPIHLLLVPLIGAIAAGNCVVMKPSEISRNVEKLVAEALPRYLDKDCFAVVTAGVEETTRLLENKFDYIFFTGSPSVGRIVMAAAAKHLTPVTLELGGKNPCYVSDTCDVQNVARRVAWGRFFNAGQTCVAPDYVLCSAEMQEKLLPALHKAITDFYGPNPQESPDFARIVGDKQFQRVQALLCSGHAAIGGETDAESRYIAPTVLVDVKQDDPVMQEEIFGPILPILTVASVDDAIAFINARDRPLALYVFSSCKKEVNQVLEQTSSGGFCANDTIMHMTLTSLPFGGIVPPGLCPAPVPQLHTGL; translated from the exons ATGAGTCCCCACGCGGGGCTGGTGAGCCGCCTGCGGGCAGCCTGGCTCTCGGGGAAGACGCGGCCCATGGAGTACCGCGTGGCCCAGCTGCAGGCCCTGGGACGCTTCTTGGACGAGAAGAAGCAGGATATCCTTGAGGCCACCGCCTTGGACATGGGCAAG CCACCCTTCGAAGTGGAGCTCTCCGAGATCTCCATTTGCAGGACCGAACTCAACCACACGCTCAACAACTTGGGCACCTGGATGAAGGACGAGCACGTGGAAAAGAACTGG GCGACGCAGCTGGACTCGGCCTTCATCCGCAAGGACCCGTACGGGGTGGTGCTCATCATCGCACCCTGGAACTACCCCATCCACCTCCTCCTGGTGCCCCTCATCGGGGCCATCGCCGCCG GTAACTGTGTTGTCATGAAACCCTCCGAAATCAGCAGGAACGTGGAGAAGTTAGTGGCCGAGGCGCTGCCCAGGTACCTGGACAAG GACTGCTTTGCCGTGGTGACCGCTGGCGTGGAGGAGACCACCAGACTCCTAGAGAACAAGTTCGACTACATCTTCTTCACTG GCAGCCCCTCCGTGGGGAGGATCGtaatggcagctgctgccaagCACCTGACGCCCGTGACGCTGGAGCTGGGGGGCAAGAACCCCTGCTACGTGTCCGACACCTGCGATGTGCAGAACGTGGCCCGGCGGGTGGCCTGGGGCCGCTTCTTCAACGCGGGGCAGACCTGTGTGGCACCCGACTACGTGCTGTGCAGCGCGGAGATGCAGGAgaagctcctgcctgctctgcataAGGCCATCACTGATTTTTATGGCCCCAACCCTCAGGAGTCCCCCGACTTTGCCCGCATTGTGGGGGACAAGCAGTTCCAGCGAGTGCAGGCGCTGCTATGCAGTGGACATGCAGCCATCGGAGGAGAGACGGACGCAGAGTCACGCTACATAG cccccacggTACTGGTGGACGTGAAGCAGGACGACCCAGTCATGCAGGAGGAGATCTTTGGGCCCATCCTGCCCATCCTCACGGTGGCCAGCGTGGACGATGCCATTGCCTTCATCAACGCCCGAGATCGGCCGCTGGCCCTTTACGTCTTCTCTTCCTGCAAGAAG GAGGTGaaccaggtgctggagcagacgAGCAGTGGTGGCTTCTGTGCTAACGACACCATCATGCATATGACGCTCACCTCGCTGCCTTTTGGCGGCATTG TTCCCCCGGGGCTGTGCCCAGCGCCGGTTCCCCAGCTCCACACCGGACTCTGA
- the UNC93B1 gene encoding protein unc-93 homolog B1, translating to MEKDPSCYQDAAKTVGDGLDTEGMEVQLDDFVGAHPDYNEEEEEQKYFRRKRLGVVKNVLAASLAGMLTYGVYLGLLQMQLILHYDETYREVKYSNIQLEDIDRKVLMGINITPVAALLYTPVLIRFFGTKWAMFLAVGIYALFVSSNYWERYYTLVPSAVAIGVAIVPLWASMGNYITRMAQKYYEYVNYKEEHVQEQQRVPRGACNAYIVVFQTIFYVCFHLSFVCAQMPMLFFLNNYLYQLNHTLFGVKHCGTLSHGMLPGFNKTVLQSLPRSINLIVVESALMAAAFLAMLVVLVLCGSAYRPTEEIDLRSIGWGNIFQLPFKHMRDYRLRHLFPSFIYSGFEVLFVCTGFSLNYGVCALGLEKLAYLLMAYGFSASACSSLALCMLRLQRQIPLLAGALIHAALLVTLFCWAPEPRHLVQAPLLYTIAVLWGTGSALNKTSISILLGMMYEDKERQDFIFTIYHWWQALAIFTVYLWSGLPMKAKLSIMLLTLAVAVGSYLWMEHKLAQHMAYRLPRIPRPRHKMRGYRYLEEDNSDETGSEGEGSKENDDEHPAEATSGDELPKDDGEQLG from the exons ATGGAGAAGGACCCCAGCTGCTATCAGGATGCGGCCAAGACAGTGGGTGACGGGCTGGACACCGAGGGGATGGAGGTGCAG CTGGACGATTTTGTGGGTGCTCACCCCGACTAcaatgaggaggaggaggagcagaagtATTTCCGCCGCAAACGCCTCGGTGTGGTCAAGAATGTGCTGGCCGCCAGCCTGGCTGGCATGCTCACCTACGGCGTCTACCTGG GCCTCCTGCAGATGCAGCTGATCCTGCACTACGACGAGACCTACCGGGAGGTGAAGTACAGCAACATACAGCTGGAGGACATCGACCGCAAGGTGCTGATGGGCATCAACATCACCCCCGTCGCGGCGCTGCTCTACACGCCCGTCCTCATCAG GTTTTTCGGCACCAAGTGGGCCATGTTCCTGGCAGTGGGGATCTACGCCCTCTTCGTCTCCAGCAACTACTGGGAGCGCTACTACACACTGGTACCCTCTGCCGTGGCCATCGGGGTGGCCATCGTGCCCCTCTGGGCCTCCATGGGCAACTACATCACGCG GATGGCCCAGAAGTACTACGAGTATGTCAACTACAAGGAGGAACACgtgcaggagcagcagcgggTGCCGCGGGGCGCCTGCAACGCCTACATCGTTGTCTTCCAGACCATCTTCTACGTCTGTTTCCAC CTGAGCTTCGTCTGCGCTCAGATGCCCATGCTCTTCTTCCTCAACAACTACCTCTACCAGCTCAACCACACGCTCTTCGGGGTCAAGCACTGCG GGACCCTGAGCCACGGCATGCTGCCCGGTTTCAACAAGacagtgctgcagagcctgcccCGCAGCATCAACCTCATCGTTGTGGAGAGCGCCCTGATGGCAGCCGCCTTCCTCGCCATGCTGGTG GTCCTGGTGCTCTGTGGCTCGGCGTATCGGCCCACGGAGGAGATCGACCTGCGCAGCATTGGCTGGGGGAACATATTCCAGCTGCCCTTCAAGCACATGCGGGACTACCGCTTGCGCCACCTCTTCCCCTCGTTCATCTACAGTGGCTTCGAGGTGCTCTTCGTCTGCACTGGTTTCTCCCTG AACTACGGCGtgtgtgccctggggctggagaagctggcataTCTCCTCATGGCCTACGGCTTCTCCGCCTCGgcctgctccagcctggcccTCTGCATGCTGCGCCTGCAGCGGCAGATCCCGCTGCTGGCCGGAGCCCTCATCCATGCTGCCCTCCTGGTGACTCTTTTCTGCTGGGCACCCGAGCCCCGGCACCTGGTCCAGGCACCTCTGCTCTACACCATAGCCGTGCTCTGGGGCACAGGGAGCGCCCTCAACAAGACCAGCATTAGCA TCCTCCTGGGCATGATGTACGAGGACAAGGAACGCCAAGACTTCATCTTCACCATCTACCACTGGTGGCAGGCCCTGGCGATCTTCACCGTCTACCTGTGGTCGGGGCTGCCCATGAAG GCTAAGCTCTCCATCATGCTGCTGACGCTGGCGGTGGCAGTGGGGTCTTACCTCTGGATGGAGCACAAGCTAGCACAGCACATGGCATACCGCCTGCCCCGCATCCCCCGCCCGCGCCACAAGATGCGTGGTTACCGCTACTTGGAGGAGGACAACTCTGATGAGACTGGCTCAGAGGGCGAAGGCAGCAAGGAAAACGATGACGAGCACCCAGCGGAGGCCACCAGCGGGGACGAGCTGCCAAAAGATGATGGGGAACAGCTGGGTTAG
- the FNTB gene encoding protein farnesyltransferase subunit beta, with the protein MAGASPSPGGRQRLRDDGLRTATSAEQTKVEDIVQEVFDTYKTNHHASQYVLQREKHFHYLKRGLRQLTEAYECLDASRPWLCYWILHSLELLDEPIPQSVASDVCQFLSRCQSPQGGFGGGPGQHPHLAPTYAAVNALCIIGTEEAFGVIDRKKLLEFLHSLKQPDGSFLMHIGGEVDVRSAYCAASVASLTNILTPMLFAGTAEWIARCQNWEGGIGGVPGMEAHGGYTFCGMAALVILKKEHLLNLRSLLRWVTSRQMRFEGGFQGRCNKLVDGCYSFWQAGLLPLLHRALHASGDTALSMSHWMFDQLALQEYILLCCQCPAGGLLDKPGKSRDFYHTCYCLSGLAIAQHFGSGDLHQEVILGIPENRLQATHPVYNITPEKVARAVMHFLQQPVPSLEPAAAAN; encoded by the exons ACCAAGGTGGAAGATATTGTGCAGGAGGTCTTCGACACCTACAAGACGAACCATCACGCCTCGCA ATACGTCCTGCAGCGGGAGAAGCACTTCCATTACCTGAAGAGAGGCCTCCGGCAGCTGACCGAAGCCTACGAG TGTCTGGACGCCAGCCGCCCCTGGCTCTGCTACTGGATCCTGCACAGCTTGGAGCTGCTGGACGAGCCCATTCCCCAGTCGGTCGCCTCTGA CGTCTGCCAGTTCTTGAGCCGCTGCCAGAGCCCCCAGGGTGGCTTTGGTGGGGGCCCCGGCCAGCACCCCCACCTCGCCCCCACCTACGCCGCTGTCAATGCTCTCTGCATCATCGGCACAGAGGAGGCATTTGGTGTCATCGACAG GAAGAAGCTGCTGGAGTTCCTGCACTCGCTGAAGCAGCCCGATGGCTCCTTCCTCATGCACATCGGTGGCGAGGTGGACGTCAG GAGCGCCTACTGCGCCGCCTCCGTGGCCTCGCTGACCAACATCCTCACGCCCATGCTCTTCGCCGGGACGGCCGAGTGGATAGCGAG gtgccagaatTGGGAGGGCGGCATCGGCGGGGTGCCGGGCATGGAGGCGCACGGCGGGTACACCTTCTGCGGCATGGCGGCCTTGGTCATCCTCAAGAAGGAACATCTGCTGAACCTCCGGAGCTTGCTG CGCTGGGTGACCAGCCGGCAGATGCGCTTCGAGGGCGGCTTCCAGGGCCGCTGCAACAAGCTGGTGGACGGTTGCTACTCCTTCTGGCAAGCTggcctcctgcccctgctccacCGAGCCCTCCACGCCAGCG GTGACACAGCGCTCAGCATGTCACACTGGATGTTTGACCAGTTGGCGCTGCAGGAATACATCCTCCTGTGCTGCCAGTGCCCAGCCGGGGGGCTGCTCGACAAGCCGGGCAA GTCCCGAGATTTCTACCATACCTGCTACTGCCTGAGCGGGCTGGCCATCGCCCAGCACTTCGGCAGCGGCGACCTCCACCAAGAGGTGATCCTGGGCATCCCCGAGAACCGCCTG CAGGCCACACACCCCGTCTACAACATCACTCCAGAAAAGGTGGCGAGAGCAGTGATGCACTTCttgcagcagcctgtgcccaGCCTGGAGCCGGCAGCTGCTGCCAACTAA
- the LOC135313562 gene encoding aldehyde dehydrogenase family 3 member B1-like isoform X2 — protein sequence MSPHAGLVSRLRAAWLSGKTRPMEYRVAQLQALGRFLDEKKQDILEATALDMGKPPFEVELSEISICRTELNHTLNNLGTWMKDEHVEKNWATQLDSAFIRKDPYGVVLIIAPWNYPIHLLLVPLIGAIAAGNCVVMKPSEISRNVEKLVAEALPRYLDKDCFAVVTAGVEETTRLLENKFDYIFFTGSPSVGRIVMAAAAKHLTPVTLELGGKNPCYVSDTCDVQNVARRVAWGRFFNAGQTCVAPDYVLCSAEMQEKLLPALHKAITDFYGPNPQESPDFARIVGDKQFQRVQALLCSGHAAIGGETDAESRYIAPTVLVDVKQDDPVMQEEIFGPILPILTVASVDDAIAFINARDRPLALYVFSSCKKEVNQVLEQTSSGGFCANDTIMHMTLTSLPFGGIAGPCRHGGESPARAALSQDPRGCAWHQSPGGDRPASTGWAGGLNSVQH from the exons ATGAGTCCCCACGCGGGGCTGGTGAGCCGCCTGCGGGCAGCCTGGCTCTCGGGGAAGACGCGGCCCATGGAGTACCGCGTGGCCCAGCTGCAGGCCCTGGGACGCTTCTTGGACGAGAAGAAGCAGGATATCCTTGAGGCCACCGCCTTGGACATGGGCAAG CCACCCTTCGAAGTGGAGCTCTCCGAGATCTCCATTTGCAGGACCGAACTCAACCACACGCTCAACAACTTGGGCACCTGGATGAAGGACGAGCACGTGGAAAAGAACTGG GCGACGCAGCTGGACTCGGCCTTCATCCGCAAGGACCCGTACGGGGTGGTGCTCATCATCGCACCCTGGAACTACCCCATCCACCTCCTCCTGGTGCCCCTCATCGGGGCCATCGCCGCCG GTAACTGTGTTGTCATGAAACCCTCCGAAATCAGCAGGAACGTGGAGAAGTTAGTGGCCGAGGCGCTGCCCAGGTACCTGGACAAG GACTGCTTTGCCGTGGTGACCGCTGGCGTGGAGGAGACCACCAGACTCCTAGAGAACAAGTTCGACTACATCTTCTTCACTG GCAGCCCCTCCGTGGGGAGGATCGtaatggcagctgctgccaagCACCTGACGCCCGTGACGCTGGAGCTGGGGGGCAAGAACCCCTGCTACGTGTCCGACACCTGCGATGTGCAGAACGTGGCCCGGCGGGTGGCCTGGGGCCGCTTCTTCAACGCGGGGCAGACCTGTGTGGCACCCGACTACGTGCTGTGCAGCGCGGAGATGCAGGAgaagctcctgcctgctctgcataAGGCCATCACTGATTTTTATGGCCCCAACCCTCAGGAGTCCCCCGACTTTGCCCGCATTGTGGGGGACAAGCAGTTCCAGCGAGTGCAGGCGCTGCTATGCAGTGGACATGCAGCCATCGGAGGAGAGACGGACGCAGAGTCACGCTACATAG cccccacggTACTGGTGGACGTGAAGCAGGACGACCCAGTCATGCAGGAGGAGATCTTTGGGCCCATCCTGCCCATCCTCACGGTGGCCAGCGTGGACGATGCCATTGCCTTCATCAACGCCCGAGATCGGCCGCTGGCCCTTTACGTCTTCTCTTCCTGCAAGAAG GAGGTGaaccaggtgctggagcagacgAGCAGTGGTGGCTTCTGTGCTAACGACACCATCATGCATATGACGCTCACCTCGCTGCCTTTTGGCGGCATTG CGGGTCCCTGCCGTCACGGGGGTGAGTCCCCAGCGCGGGCAGCCCTGTCCCAGGATCCCCGGGGCTGTGCCTGGCACCAGAGCCCCGGTGGGGACCGTCCCGCCTCcacgggctgggctgggggtctGAATTCCGTCCAACATTGA
- the MAX gene encoding protein max yields the protein MSDNDDIEVESDEEQPRFQSAADKRAHHNALERKRRDHIKDSFHSLRDSVPSLQGEKASRAQILDKATEYIQYMRRKNHTHQQDIDDLKRQNALLEQQVRALEKARSSAQLQANYPSTDNSLYTNPKGSTISAFDGGSDSSSDSETDEPQSRKKLRMEAS from the exons ATGAGCGACAACGATGACATCGAGGTGGAGAGCGAC GAGGAGCAGCCGAGGTTTCAGTCCGCG GCCGACAAACGGGCTCATCACAACGCACTGGAGCGTAAGCGCAGGGACCACATCAAGGACAGCTTCCACAGCCTGCGGGACTCCGTCCCCTCCCTTCAAGGAGAGAAG GCATCCCGGGCCCAAATCCTGGACAAAGCCACAGAGTACATCCAGTACATGCGCCGGAAAAACCACACGCACCAGCAGGATATCGACGACCTCAAGAGGCAGAACGCTCTCCTGGAGCAGCAAG TGCGTGCGCTGGAGAAGGCCCGGTCGAGCGCCCAGCTGCAGGCCAACTACCCTTCGACGGACAACAGCCTCTACACCAACCCCAAGGGCAGCACCATCTCCGCCTTCGACGGTGGCTCCGACTCCAGCTCCGACTCGGAGACCGACGAGCCGCAGAGCAGGAAGAAGCTGCGCATGGAGGCCAGTTAg